A window from Oscillatoria salina IIICB1 encodes these proteins:
- a CDS encoding Rpn family recombination-promoting nuclease/putative transposase translates to MKTDTLFYELFKNFPSIFFELIGKPDTDVSSYQFTSPEVKQKAFRFDGLFLPIDKATDKPIYFVEVQFQKQKKFYSRLFSEIFLYFYQYEPPSEDWYVVIIYRRRSTEAECHPRYQNLLSNHVQRIYLDEIGNLGEQSLGFGIIQLVVESPNQAGDFARQLIAKTTTDLADVNLQQQVLELIETIVLYKFPNLSREDIEAMLGLSELKQTRVYQEAKEEGREEGREEATLKTKLAMIPKLRQLDLTAEEIAEFLELDLEIVQQHL, encoded by the coding sequence ATGAAAACAGATACACTTTTTTACGAATTATTTAAGAATTTCCCTAGTATTTTCTTTGAACTAATTGGTAAACCTGATACTGATGTCAGCAGCTATCAATTTACTTCTCCAGAAGTCAAGCAAAAAGCTTTTCGCTTCGATGGGTTATTTCTCCCCATAGATAAAGCTACCGACAAACCCATTTACTTTGTCGAAGTACAATTTCAAAAACAGAAAAAATTCTATTCGCGGCTATTTTCCGAAATTTTTCTTTACTTTTACCAGTATGAACCTCCGAGCGAAGATTGGTATGTTGTAATTATCTACCGTCGCCGCAGTACCGAAGCAGAATGTCACCCACGCTACCAAAACTTATTGTCGAATCATGTACAGCGTATTTATCTCGATGAAATTGGCAATTTAGGCGAACAATCTCTCGGTTTTGGTATTATTCAGTTAGTTGTCGAGTCGCCAAACCAAGCTGGAGATTTTGCTCGTCAGCTTATTGCTAAAACTACAACCGACTTGGCGGATGTCAATCTCCAGCAACAAGTCTTAGAATTAATAGAAACGATTGTTCTTTACAAATTCCCTAATTTGAGCCGGGAGGACATAGAAGCTATGTTAGGATTAAGCGAATTAAAGCAAACTAGAGTCTATCAAGAAGCAAAAGAAGAAGGTCGAGAAGAAGGTCGAGAAGAAGCTACACTAAAGACAAAGTTAGCAATGATACCTAAGCTGCGACAACTAGATTTAACTGCTGAAGAAATAGCTGAGTTTTTGGAACTCGATTTAGAGATAGTTCAGCAACATCTATAA
- the adh gene encoding aldehyde dehydrogenase has protein sequence MVVSAPTSLINQNIYKARYDNFIGGQWVAPTNRQYVDNLSPITGKPLCQVPRSSAEDIELALDAAHAAKESWGNTSVAERARILQQIGDRMEENLEMLATAETWDNGKPIRETKIADIPLAIDHFRYFAGCIRAQEGTIGEIDQDTIAYHFREPLGVVGQIIPWNFPILMAAWKLAPALAAGNCVVLKPAGPTPASILVLMDLIGDLLPDGVINIVNGNGAEIGKALATNSRIAKVAFTGETTTGRLIMQYASQNIIPVTLELGGKSPNVFFGDVCAEDDDFFDKAIEGFVMFALNQGEVCTCPSRALIQESIYDRFMEKALARVGQIKQGNPLEADTAIGAQVSLNQLEKIQSYVDIGRQEGAECLIGGDRNILNGELQDGYYYQPTVFKGHNKMRIFQEEIFGPVLAVTTFKDEAEALEIANDTLYGLGAGVWSRDMNTAYRMGRAIKAGRVWTNCYHLYPAHAAFGGYKVSGIGRETHKMMLEHYQQTKNLLVSYSPKAMGFF, from the coding sequence ATGGTTGTCTCTGCACCTACTTCTTTAATTAATCAAAACATTTACAAAGCACGTTACGATAACTTTATTGGCGGTCAATGGGTGGCACCAACTAATCGCCAATATGTAGATAATCTTTCTCCGATCACAGGTAAGCCACTTTGTCAAGTGCCGCGTTCCAGTGCAGAAGACATCGAATTAGCCTTAGATGCAGCCCATGCAGCCAAAGAAAGCTGGGGAAATACATCCGTTGCGGAACGTGCGAGGATTCTGCAACAGATCGGCGATCGCATGGAAGAAAACCTGGAAATGCTCGCAACAGCAGAAACTTGGGACAATGGTAAACCAATTCGCGAAACCAAAATCGCAGATATTCCCCTAGCGATCGACCATTTCCGTTATTTTGCAGGTTGTATTCGCGCCCAAGAAGGTACAATCGGCGAAATTGACCAAGATACAATTGCTTATCACTTCCGCGAACCTTTGGGAGTAGTCGGTCAAATTATTCCTTGGAATTTCCCGATTTTAATGGCAGCTTGGAAACTCGCCCCCGCCTTAGCTGCTGGTAATTGTGTCGTCCTCAAACCCGCAGGTCCGACTCCAGCTTCTATTCTGGTTTTAATGGACTTAATCGGCGATTTACTACCCGATGGAGTCATTAATATTGTCAACGGAAATGGCGCAGAAATTGGCAAAGCTTTAGCCACAAATTCGCGTATTGCTAAAGTTGCTTTTACCGGAGAAACAACCACCGGGCGACTAATTATGCAGTACGCCTCGCAAAATATTATTCCGGTAACTTTAGAATTAGGTGGAAAATCACCTAACGTTTTCTTTGGTGATGTTTGCGCCGAAGATGACGACTTTTTCGATAAAGCGATCGAAGGATTTGTCATGTTTGCGCTTAACCAAGGTGAAGTTTGTACTTGTCCTTCTCGCGCTTTAATTCAAGAATCAATTTACGATCGCTTCATGGAAAAAGCCTTAGCCAGAGTTGGTCAAATCAAACAAGGAAATCCTCTCGAAGCAGATACCGCGATCGGCGCACAGGTTTCTCTCAATCAATTAGAGAAAATTCAATCCTATGTTGATATCGGTCGTCAAGAAGGCGCAGAATGTTTGATTGGTGGCGATCGTAATATTTTAAACGGCGAATTGCAAGACGGTTACTATTACCAACCTACTGTTTTTAAGGGTCACAATAAAATGCGCATCTTCCAAGAAGAAATTTTCGGTCCCGTCTTAGCAGTGACGACGTTTAAAGATGAAGCAGAAGCTTTAGAAATTGCCAACGATACTTTGTATGGACTAGGTGCGGGAGTTTGGTCGCGAGATATGAATACCGCTTACCGGATGGGACGAGCAATTAAAGCAGGACGAGTTTGGACAAATTGTTATCATTTGTATCCTGCTCATGCTGCTTTTGGTGGTTATAAAGTTTCTGGTATCGGTCGTGAAACTCACAAGATGATGTTAGAACATTATCAACAAACTAAGAATTTGTTGGTAAGTTATAGTCCAAAAGCAATGGGATTTTTCTAA
- a CDS encoding DUF779 domain-containing protein: MITQKIVPRVVATDAALKLIAELKTKHGNLMFHQSGGCCDGSTPMCYPDGEFMVGNADVKLGEIGGCAFYIAASQYEYWKHTQLIIDVAPGPGNDFSLESADGMRFLSRSRLFNEEELASLK; this comes from the coding sequence ATGATTACACAGAAAATTGTCCCGAGAGTAGTAGCAACTGATGCAGCTTTAAAATTGATTGCAGAATTAAAAACTAAGCATGGAAATTTGATGTTTCATCAGTCTGGTGGATGTTGTGATGGTAGCACACCAATGTGTTATCCTGATGGCGAATTTATGGTTGGTAATGCTGATGTTAAGTTGGGAGAAATTGGCGGTTGTGCGTTTTATATTGCTGCGTCTCAATATGAGTATTGGAAGCATACGCAGTTAATTATTGATGTTGCTCCGGGTCCGGGAAATGATTTTTCTTTAGAAAGTGCAGATGGAATGCGTTTTTTAAGTCGTTCCCGGTTGTTTAATGAGGAAGAATTGGCGAGTTTAAAGTAA
- a CDS encoding Uma2 family endonuclease — MINQLSTETSKKIIYPDSDGQPMADNTKQFRWIVVIKENLELLFADNPDVFVAGDLLWYPVEGDNKIRTAPDAMVVFGRPKGDRGSYKQWEEDNIAPQVVFEILSPGNRLQEMARKFSFYNRYNVQEYYIYDPDDNELIGWVRLGEAQRPSGRSQNFLDVIEQMNGWISPQLQIRFQLTANSLEIYHPDGERFFTFVELAQLREKERQEKEQALARIEEETQRANEALTELERERQRSQALEAKLREMGINPE; from the coding sequence ATGATTAACCAACTCTCCACGGAAACTTCTAAAAAGATTATCTATCCCGATAGCGATGGTCAACCAATGGCAGATAATACCAAACAATTTCGCTGGATTGTCGTAATTAAAGAAAACCTAGAACTTTTATTTGCAGATAATCCTGATGTTTTTGTCGCTGGAGATTTGCTTTGGTATCCAGTGGAAGGAGATAATAAAATTCGTACTGCACCAGATGCAATGGTTGTTTTTGGTAGACCAAAAGGCGATCGAGGTTCTTATAAACAATGGGAAGAAGATAATATTGCACCTCAAGTTGTTTTTGAAATTTTATCTCCTGGTAATCGTTTGCAAGAAATGGCGAGAAAATTTAGCTTTTATAATCGCTATAATGTCCAAGAATATTATATTTACGATCCGGACGATAATGAGTTAATTGGTTGGGTGCGATTGGGCGAAGCCCAGCGCCCTTCGGGGCGATCGCAAAATTTTTTAGATGTCATTGAACAAATGAACGGTTGGATTAGCCCTCAACTACAAATCCGCTTCCAACTAACAGCAAACTCCCTCGAAATTTATCATCCCGATGGAGAACGTTTTTTCACTTTTGTGGAACTAGCACAATTACGAGAAAAAGAGCGTCAAGAAAAAGAACAAGCTTTAGCTAGAATCGAAGAAGAAACTCAACGAGCAAATGAAGCATTAACCGAATTAGAAAGGGAAAGACAGCGCAGTCAAGCTTTAGAAGCAAAATTAAGAGAAATGGGTATTAATCCCGAATAA
- a CDS encoding PFE-CTERM domain-containing protein yields the protein MMWKKLLSNRRNQITPIIISLMGMFSTAEVAFSFGITTLGSPETINFNSFNGSGFSPNPTAGQLDSDDWAITGLSDGNLTYGGTGTTGDFARGTSTGGVTTGGIYAFDVGGGNIALGIQPVGADFTPGTITLRLENNTGNTINNLAISYDIFAYNDQPRANSLNFSYSSDDSSYTNVPLLDFTSTEAAGTPSWISNPRSTTINSLSLTSGNFFYLRWTGDDVSGAGSRDEFALDNISITATGAATPVPFEFSPGLGLLILGVWLTGFQLKKCQQSK from the coding sequence ATGATGTGGAAAAAATTATTAAGTAATAGACGAAATCAAATTACCCCAATAATTATTTCTTTGATGGGTATGTTTAGTACCGCAGAAGTTGCTTTTTCCTTTGGAATTACTACTTTAGGTAGTCCGGAGACTATCAATTTTAATAGTTTTAATGGTTCTGGTTTTTCGCCTAACCCAACTGCGGGACAATTAGATTCTGATGATTGGGCAATTACTGGACTTTCCGATGGTAATTTAACTTATGGGGGAACCGGAACAACCGGAGATTTTGCTCGTGGAACATCAACTGGAGGAGTAACAACTGGAGGTATTTATGCTTTTGATGTTGGTGGAGGCAATATTGCTCTAGGTATTCAACCCGTTGGTGCTGATTTTACACCCGGTACAATTACTCTCCGTTTGGAAAATAATACAGGCAATACTATTAATAATTTAGCTATCTCCTACGATATATTTGCTTATAACGATCAACCTCGTGCTAATTCATTAAATTTTTCCTATTCATCAGATGATAGCTCATACACAAATGTCCCTTTATTAGATTTTACCTCTACTGAAGCCGCAGGAACTCCCAGTTGGATTAGTAATCCTCGGTCTACAACTATTAACAGCTTAAGTTTAACTAGTGGGAATTTTTTCTATCTACGTTGGACGGGAGATGATGTTTCCGGTGCTGGTTCGCGAGATGAATTTGCTTTGGACAATATTAGCATTACTGCTACAGGCGCAGCTACTCCGGTTCCTTTTGAGTTTTCTCCTGGTTTAGGTTTGTTAATTCTCGGAGTTTGGCTAACGGGTTTTCAGTTGAAAAAGTGCCAGCAAAGCAAATAG
- the purQ gene encoding phosphoribosylformylglycinamidine synthase subunit PurQ: protein MKFGILVFPGSNCDRDVAMVTSQLLEMPTRMVWHEETEIADLDVVVIPGGFSYGDYLRCGAIARFSPVMQSVINHAKQGKYVLGICNGFQILTEVGLLPGALTRNRDLHFICDRVPIKVENTNLPWTQAYSLGEIITLPIAHGEGRYYADADTLKELEDNQQILFRYCTETGEINETGNLNGSLNNIAGITNKEGNVLGMMPHPERASDPILKATDGRKLFEGLIQAKSEKSMTLNV from the coding sequence GTGAAATTTGGGATTCTTGTTTTTCCAGGGTCAAACTGCGATCGCGATGTAGCTATGGTAACATCACAGTTGTTAGAAATGCCAACTCGGATGGTTTGGCACGAAGAAACCGAGATTGCGGATCTTGATGTAGTAGTTATACCAGGTGGGTTTAGCTACGGAGATTATCTCAGATGTGGTGCGATCGCGCGTTTTTCCCCGGTAATGCAAAGTGTAATCAATCACGCGAAACAAGGTAAATACGTTCTCGGCATTTGTAACGGCTTTCAAATTTTAACCGAAGTTGGGCTACTACCGGGAGCCTTAACCCGCAATCGCGACTTGCACTTTATTTGCGATCGCGTCCCGATTAAAGTAGAAAATACTAATCTACCTTGGACACAAGCTTATTCCCTAGGCGAAATTATAACATTACCTATCGCCCACGGCGAAGGTCGTTATTACGCCGATGCTGATACTTTAAAAGAACTAGAAGATAACCAGCAAATCCTCTTTCGTTACTGTACAGAAACAGGCGAAATTAACGAAACAGGTAACTTAAATGGTTCCCTCAACAACATCGCCGGAATTACCAACAAAGAAGGCAATGTTTTAGGGATGATGCCCCATCCAGAAAGAGCCTCAGACCCCATTTTAAAAGCCACAGACGGCAGAAAACTCTTTGAAGGTTTAATTCAAGCAAAATCAGAGAAATCAATGACTTTAAACGTTTAA
- the purS gene encoding phosphoribosylformylglycinamidine synthase subunit PurS, with amino-acid sequence MNKYHARVYITLRPSVLDPAGVAVQSGLKQLGYEEVEQVRIGKYIEMTLNAVSEDEAKAQLDLMCDRMLANPVIENYRFEVVELSAVA; translated from the coding sequence ATGAACAAATATCATGCTCGTGTTTATATTACCCTCCGACCATCAGTTCTCGATCCTGCTGGTGTAGCAGTACAATCGGGATTGAAACAGTTAGGCTATGAAGAGGTAGAACAAGTTAGAATTGGTAAGTATATTGAAATGACGCTGAATGCGGTTAGTGAAGATGAAGCCAAAGCACAACTTGATTTAATGTGCGATCGAATGTTGGCAAATCCAGTAATTGAAAATTACCGTTTTGAAGTTGTGGAATTGTCTGCTGTTGCTTAA
- a CDS encoding Fur family transcriptional regulator, translating to MKVQRTRSQQRIFQLLQSLKRSISAQDLYLELRKRNQSMGLATVYRALEALKLEGAVQVRTLPSGESVYASVQQDQHHLTCLNCGESIPIEQCPVHELENQLEKSHSFKVFYHTLEFFGICDRCQLTSANHS from the coding sequence ATGAAAGTCCAACGCACTCGTTCTCAACAGCGAATTTTCCAACTGCTTCAGTCTCTCAAGCGGTCAATTTCAGCACAAGACTTGTATTTGGAATTACGGAAGCGCAATCAAAGCATGGGATTAGCAACAGTTTATCGTGCCTTGGAAGCCCTGAAACTAGAAGGGGCAGTACAGGTACGGACTTTACCTAGTGGTGAGTCAGTTTACGCTTCCGTACAGCAAGACCAACATCATCTTACCTGTCTCAATTGCGGGGAATCAATCCCCATCGAGCAATGCCCCGTCCACGAGTTAGAAAATCAACTAGAAAAATCCCACTCATTTAAGGTTTTTTACCACACTTTAGAGTTTTTTGGGATCTGCGATCGCTGTCAGCTTACTTCAGCTAACCATAGTTAA
- a CDS encoding SPFH domain-containing protein, whose translation MGEFFSFIIFLTVFGGSALAGSVKIINEQNEALVESLGQYKKKLTPGLNFVVPFIDKVVYKETTREKVIDIPPQTCITCDNVSISVDAVVYWRIMDMEKAYYKVENLQSAMVNLVLTQIRSEMGKLELDQTFTARTEINEILLRELDIATDPWGVKVTRVELRDIIPSKAVQDSMELQMAAERRKRAAILTSEGERDSSVNSAEGQAKARVLEAKARKEAAILEAEAQRQAIVLKAEAERQEQVLRAQATAEAMQIVTEKLKSEPNAKEALQFLLAQNYLEMGKTIGSSGSSKVMFMDPRSIVSTLEGMRSVVSSNQNGETTSLNLDLDKIDRHQAG comes from the coding sequence ATGGGAGAATTCTTTTCTTTTATCATCTTTTTAACAGTTTTTGGCGGTTCTGCCCTTGCAGGTTCAGTCAAAATCATTAACGAACAAAATGAGGCATTGGTTGAAAGTCTCGGACAATATAAAAAGAAACTGACACCGGGACTTAATTTTGTCGTTCCTTTCATCGATAAAGTTGTCTATAAAGAAACAACTCGCGAAAAAGTAATTGACATTCCGCCCCAAACTTGTATTACTTGCGATAACGTTTCGATCAGCGTTGATGCGGTTGTTTATTGGCGAATTATGGATATGGAGAAAGCTTATTACAAAGTTGAAAATCTCCAATCTGCAATGGTTAATTTGGTCTTAACTCAAATTCGCTCAGAAATGGGTAAATTAGAACTAGACCAAACCTTTACCGCCCGTACTGAAATTAACGAAATTCTCTTGCGGGAACTCGATATTGCTACCGATCCTTGGGGCGTAAAAGTTACTAGAGTAGAACTAAGAGATATCATTCCCTCGAAAGCTGTGCAAGACTCAATGGAGTTACAAATGGCAGCCGAGAGAAGAAAACGGGCGGCAATTTTAACTTCTGAAGGAGAAAGAGATTCTTCAGTTAACTCCGCCGAAGGTCAAGCAAAAGCGAGAGTTTTAGAAGCAAAAGCGAGAAAAGAAGCGGCAATTTTAGAAGCGGAAGCCCAAAGACAAGCGATCGTTTTGAAAGCAGAAGCAGAAAGACAAGAACAAGTGCTGAGGGCGCAAGCTACTGCGGAAGCAATGCAAATCGTAACTGAAAAGCTAAAATCTGAGCCGAATGCCAAAGAAGCTTTACAGTTTTTACTAGCACAAAACTATCTCGAAATGGGCAAAACTATCGGCAGTAGCGGCAGCAGTAAAGTGATGTTTATGGACCCTCGCAGCATTGTTTCAACTTTAGAAGGAATGCGTTCGGTTGTCAGTAGTAACCAAAACGGCGAAACTACTTCACTGAATCTCGATTTAGATAAAATCGATCGTCATCAAGCAGGTTAA
- a CDS encoding NfeD family protein yields MCLMEFFFPTAFVAFMMGIAALLVALVSLLLPQISLQVALWLIFSTLLIFLSRRFFAPKRPATTLEAAREGETLSEIPPGQAGRVLYEGNSWRAKCEDEETAIAANQRVYVLRREGNTLIVMPHNILHY; encoded by the coding sequence ATGTGCTTGATGGAGTTCTTTTTCCCCACCGCCTTTGTCGCCTTTATGATGGGGATCGCAGCTTTATTAGTCGCTTTAGTGTCATTACTCTTACCACAGATTAGTTTACAGGTGGCGCTATGGTTAATTTTTTCCACGTTACTAATTTTCCTTTCGCGACGCTTTTTCGCCCCAAAACGCCCAGCTACCACTCTCGAAGCCGCCAGAGAAGGCGAAACTCTCAGTGAAATTCCTCCGGGACAAGCAGGGAGAGTGCTTTATGAGGGTAACTCATGGCGAGCAAAATGTGAAGACGAAGAAACGGCGATCGCTGCTAACCAAAGAGTTTATGTCTTACGTCGCGAAGGAAACACCCTCATCGTCATGCCGCACAATATCCTCCATTATTGA
- a CDS encoding PP2C family protein-serine/threonine phosphatase has product MSSSQSQFHPPHLWAAGSLAAEFAPGELVDNRYQVVAPQIWRDTNPKEPPSLPDPTPTLAIAYLGLFGQSLHLPRLYGVCQLEEGEVMVLENVPLTPEGEFYPALEQAWADASPVRQVYWLWQILTLYQPLTQEGVVSSLLDWDNIRVQGWRVRLKQLFLDSETNPPPELLQSSLTPPSESATLVQAPIDIYLQKLGAIWEPVVRSAKAAVAPQLEAIARQLQTSEVSLEKVSATLNQLLLEQAAQQPLRIQVASASDTGPKRSHNEDSYYPTAKEIDNRFLQSPPILAEHLAIVCDGIGGHEGGEVASQLAVQSLKLQVQALLKEISTDPEIMTPDLVAEQLAAIVRIANNLIAARNDEQEREWRQRMGTTLIMAVQLPQQIKNLELGVGNSHELYLVNVGDSKAYWITPEACYPLTVDDDLASRETTLARSLYREALQHQGAGALTQALGTKDAESLRPTVQRLILEEDGLLLLCSDGLSDNNLLEQYWAYFCPNVLNGEQTLEEAVRSLIDLANEKNGHDNTSVVLVSYGISPQYPVLVNLSELPQFSLVSSKSGEPNSAEASEGSAEEAELELEPEDQPLVEVNHRSRLKILVIFLGVLALVASAALGGLMLSKVLLDSDSSIPSSPPENAE; this is encoded by the coding sequence ATGAGCAGTTCCCAGTCGCAATTTCATCCTCCTCATCTTTGGGCAGCAGGTTCCTTAGCTGCCGAATTTGCTCCCGGAGAGTTAGTAGATAATCGCTATCAAGTGGTTGCACCGCAGATTTGGCGAGATACTAATCCGAAAGAACCACCATCGCTACCCGATCCTACACCGACTCTGGCGATCGCTTATTTGGGACTGTTTGGACAAAGTTTGCATCTTCCTCGGCTTTATGGGGTTTGTCAGTTGGAGGAAGGGGAAGTCATGGTTTTGGAAAATGTTCCTCTCACGCCGGAAGGGGAGTTTTATCCTGCTCTCGAGCAAGCTTGGGCTGATGCTTCGCCTGTACGTCAAGTCTACTGGCTCTGGCAAATTCTTACACTTTACCAGCCTTTAACTCAAGAAGGTGTAGTTTCTAGTTTACTTGATTGGGATAACATTCGGGTTCAAGGTTGGCGAGTCCGACTGAAGCAATTGTTTCTCGATTCCGAGACTAACCCACCACCAGAGCTTTTGCAGTCTTCTCTTACTCCCCCAAGCGAAAGTGCTACTCTTGTTCAAGCACCGATCGATATTTACTTACAAAAATTAGGCGCAATTTGGGAACCTGTGGTACGTTCAGCCAAAGCAGCCGTCGCCCCTCAACTCGAAGCTATTGCTCGACAATTGCAAACTTCTGAGGTAAGTTTAGAAAAAGTTTCTGCAACTCTCAATCAGCTTTTGCTCGAACAAGCAGCCCAGCAACCGCTACGAATTCAAGTTGCTAGCGCTAGCGATACCGGACCGAAGCGATCGCATAATGAAGACAGTTATTATCCCACGGCGAAGGAAATTGACAACAGATTTCTGCAATCTCCTCCGATTCTCGCCGAACATTTAGCGATCGTCTGCGATGGGATTGGCGGACATGAAGGCGGAGAAGTAGCTTCTCAATTAGCCGTACAATCACTCAAACTTCAAGTACAAGCGCTATTAAAAGAAATTTCCACCGATCCGGAGATAATGACTCCCGACTTGGTAGCGGAGCAATTAGCAGCAATTGTGCGAATCGCAAATAACTTGATCGCAGCTCGTAATGACGAACAAGAGCGAGAATGGCGACAGCGCATGGGAACTACTTTAATCATGGCTGTACAGTTACCGCAACAAATCAAAAATCTTGAATTAGGAGTAGGTAATTCTCACGAACTTTATCTAGTTAATGTCGGCGATAGTAAAGCTTATTGGATTACCCCAGAAGCTTGCTATCCTTTGACTGTAGATGATGATTTAGCCAGTCGGGAAACTACACTAGCTCGCAGTCTTTATCGCGAAGCTTTACAGCATCAAGGTGCGGGAGCGCTTACCCAAGCTTTGGGAACCAAAGATGCTGAATCTTTGCGTCCTACTGTGCAACGATTGATCTTAGAAGAAGATGGTTTATTGTTACTTTGTTCCGATGGTTTGAGCGACAATAATTTACTTGAGCAATATTGGGCTTATTTTTGTCCGAATGTTCTTAATGGCGAACAAACTTTGGAAGAAGCTGTTCGATCTTTAATCGATTTAGCTAATGAAAAAAACGGTCACGATAATACTTCGGTAGTATTGGTATCTTATGGCATTTCTCCTCAGTATCCAGTGCTAGTAAATTTGTCAGAATTGCCCCAGTTTAGTTTAGTTAGTTCTAAGTCGGGAGAGCCTAATTCTGCTGAAGCCTCAGAAGGAAGTGCAGAGGAAGCGGAATTAGAATTAGAACCAGAAGACCAACCTCTGGTGGAAGTTAACCATCGCAGTCGCTTGAAGATTTTAGTTATTTTTCTCGGAGTATTGGCTTTAGTTGCTTCTGCTGCTTTGGGTGGTTTGATGTTATCAAAAGTTCTTTTAGATTCCGATTCGTCCATTCCTTCTTCACCTCCTGAAAATGCCGAATAA